One Caretta caretta isolate rCarCar2 chromosome 6, rCarCar1.hap1, whole genome shotgun sequence genomic region harbors:
- the LOC125638944 gene encoding claudin-4 isoform X2 yields MASAGLQILGMALSVVGWLGSIISCALPTWKVTAFIGNNIVTAQTIWEGLWMNCIVQSTGQMQCKVYDSMLALPQDLQAARALMVISVLLALLALLASVVGAKCTNCVEDEGAKARLMIVSGAVFVISGVLCLIPVCWSANTIIRDFYNPLVSEAQKRELGASLYVGWAAAALLALGGALLCCTCPEKNPNYSARYTAAASQPRSDYPSKNYV; encoded by the coding sequence ATGGCTTCAGCGGGTCTCCAGATCTTGGGCATGGCGCTCTCGGTGGTGGGCTGGCTGGGCTCCATCATCTCCTGCGCCCTGCCCACGTGGAAGGTGACGGCCTTCATCGGCAACAACATCGTGACGGCGCAGACCatctgggaggggctgtggatgAACTGCATCGTGCAGAGCACCGGCCAGATGCAGTGCAAGGTCTACGACTCCATGTTGGCGCTGCCCCAGGACCTGCAGGCTGCCCGCGCCCTCATGGTCATCTCGgtgctgctggccctgctggCCCTGCTGGCGAGCGTCGTGGGCGCCAAGTGCACCAACTGCGTGGAGGACGAGGGCGCCAAAGCGCGGCTCATGATAGTCTCCGGCGCCGTCTTCGTGATCTCCGGCGTCCTCTGCCTCATCCCCGTGTGCTGGTCGGCCAACACCATCATCCGGGACTTCTACAACCCGCTGGTGTCCGAAGCCCAGAAGCGGGAGCTGGGGGCCTCGCTCTACGTCGGCTGGGCCGCCGCGGccctgctggctctggggggcgcCCTCCTCTGCTGCACCTGTCCCGAGAAGAACCCCAACTACAGTGCCCGCTACACGGCCGCCGCCTCCCAGCCCCGCAGTGACTACCCCAGCAAGAACTACGTCTGA